Proteins from one Mercurialis annua linkage group LG7, ddMerAnnu1.2, whole genome shotgun sequence genomic window:
- the LOC126657526 gene encoding uncharacterized protein LOC126657526: protein MEVGESSSGNCSSDVIWAKLVPSDSRYSDIELRSNEELISSAITLSTFEKQEWCKLIRNSDQRSATIQNTSPNTILVDETSINSDDDIIVNCGSEIIPCPAKQGYLSYRFKVMPPPESNMQKLMVRIDAEHAKCSICLNIWHDVVTVAPCLHNFCNGCFSEWLRRSEEKHSTVLCPHCRAVVKFAGRNHFLHNIEEDILQADSSLKRPDEEIAILDSFASIRSNLVIQNGKKSNRKRAFSTLDMDSDDGEFPCPQCGMEIGGFRCGPNMVHLQCQACGGTMPSRTDINVPQHCLGCDRAYCGAYWNSQGGTRSNSHLVCSPENFKPISQRTISRIPFVTHEKNRHEQDITERCIRQMGKTLQDVISDWIGKFNNREIDRTRLPLSHAEMITAGTFVCNDCYDKLVSFLLYWFRISTLKDLLPADAVRRDDCWYGYACRTQHHNEDHARKRNHVCRPTRGRDM, encoded by the exons ATGGAAGTTGGTGAAAGCTCTTCTGGCAATTGCTCCTCCGACGTAATCTGGGCCAAACTTG TACCATCTGACTCGAGATATTCGGATATTGAGTTAAGGTCGAATGAAGAGTTGATCTCTTCAGCAATCACATTGTCCACATTCGAAAAGCAGGAATGGTGTAAACTAATAAGGAATTCTGATCAACGTTCTGCCACAATACAAAATACTAG TCCAAACACAATACTCGTTGATGAGACTTCCATAAATAGCGATGATGATATCATTGTCAACTGTGGAAGTGAAATTATTCCTTGTCCTGCAAAACAAG GTTACTTGAGTTATAGATTTAAAGTAATGCCTCCTCCAGAATCCAACATGCAGAAATTAATG GTCCGCATAGATGCTGAGCATGCAAAATGTAGCATTTGCTTGAACATATGGCATGACGTTGTTACTGTTGCTCCTTGCCTTCATAATTTCTG CAATGGGTGCTTCTCAGAGTGGTTAAGGAGATCAGAGGAGAAACATTCCACTGTGCTCTGCCCTCATTGTAGAGCAGTTGTAAAATTTGCTGGTAGAAATCATTTTCTCCATAATATTGAGGAG GATATCCTGCAAGCTGATTCTTCATTAAAACGGCCAGATGAAGAAATTGCTATTTTAGACTCCTTTGCGTCAATAAGGTCTAATCTT GTTATTCAAAATGGGAAGAAGTCAAATAGGAAGAGGGCATTTTCAACTTTGGATATGGACAGTGATGATGGAGAGTTCCCATGCCCTCAATGTG GTATGGAAATTGGTGGCTTTCGCTGTGGACCGAACATGGTCCATTTGCAATGTCAAGCTTGTGGAGGAACGATGCCTTCCAGGACAGATATTAATGTGCCTCAACACT GTTTGGGATGTGATAGAGCATATTGCGGTGCTTATTGGAATTCTCAAGGGGGTACCAGAAGCAACTCTCACTTGGTGTGCAGTCCTGAAAATTTTAAACCG ATTTCACAACGTACGATCTCACGGATTCCATTTGTGACTCATGAAAAAAACCGCCATGAACAAGAT ATTACTGAGAGGTGCATCAGACAGATGGGGAAGACACTGCAGGATGTTATTTCAGATTGGATTGGAAAATTCAACAATAGAGAAATTG ATCGAACAAGGTTGCCTCTGAGTCATGCTGAGATGATAACTGCTGGAACATTTGTTTGCAA TGATTGTTATGACAAATTGGTCTCCTTTCTCTTGTACTGGTTTCGAATTTCAACGCTTAAAGAT TTGTTGCCGGCGGATGCAGTTAGAAGGGATGATTGCTGGTATGGGTATGCATGTCGGACACAGCACCATAATGAAGATCATGCTCGCAAACGAAATCACGTCTGTCGGCCGACAAGGGGTAGGGATATGTAA